The following are encoded in a window of Sulfurimonas hongkongensis genomic DNA:
- a CDS encoding phosphomannomutase/phosphoglucomutase, with the protein MSIYREYDIRGIYEKELNEQSVVRIGFGLASKIDGKYVAVGYDARSHSPMLFEYLVQGLNSGGKVVLDMGLVPTPINYFANYQEWDGITPSASIMITGSHNPSEYNGFKITVDKAPFFAEDIYTLGRECAEMPFPPKSKREVIKIDAKSRYIDFLVKEFAHLEGMDTKTVYDCGNGVAGVALVDIFARLNLNAKGIFVEPDGTFPNHHPDPSDEHNLQDIKKLLASDGDIAFAYDGDGDRIAVLTHNNNIKGDMLALLYSIKMKNPTVVGEVKCSQVMYDELERRGAKAVMYKTGHSNIKVKMKECDADLACEVSGHIFFKDRYFGYDDAIYATLRVLELLQGGIDLDKELAKLPQTFSTEEIKIQTTEEQKFKIIDKIKELLKSPKASFPAIKDIIEVDGVRINFTNGWGLVRASNTTPVLVTRFESTSKEDAKLYERAINELILEAKELL; encoded by the coding sequence TATGATGCTAGAAGTCACTCTCCTATGCTCTTTGAGTACCTTGTTCAAGGTCTAAATTCTGGAGGCAAAGTAGTTTTAGATATGGGGCTTGTTCCTACTCCTATAAATTATTTTGCAAATTATCAGGAGTGGGATGGTATCACTCCTAGCGCATCTATCATGATTACAGGTTCTCACAATCCTAGTGAGTATAATGGTTTTAAGATTACAGTAGATAAGGCACCATTTTTTGCAGAGGATATCTACACACTTGGCCGTGAATGTGCTGAGATGCCATTTCCTCCAAAGAGTAAAAGAGAAGTTATAAAGATAGATGCAAAGAGCAGATATATAGACTTTTTAGTAAAAGAGTTTGCGCACTTAGAGGGTATGGATACCAAAACAGTTTATGATTGTGGAAACGGGGTTGCAGGTGTTGCTTTAGTTGACATTTTTGCTCGCTTAAATCTCAATGCAAAAGGTATCTTTGTAGAGCCTGATGGGACATTTCCAAATCATCACCCAGACCCATCAGATGAACATAACTTACAAGATATCAAAAAACTTCTTGCATCTGATGGAGATATCGCCTTTGCTTATGATGGAGATGGCGACCGTATAGCAGTTCTAACTCACAACAACAACATCAAAGGTGACATGTTAGCACTTCTGTACTCCATAAAAATGAAAAACCCTACAGTTGTTGGAGAAGTAAAATGCTCACAAGTTATGTATGATGAACTAGAGCGTCGTGGTGCTAAGGCTGTTATGTATAAAACAGGACACTCAAATATAAAAGTTAAGATGAAAGAGTGTGATGCAGATCTAGCTTGTGAAGTAAGCGGACATATATTTTTCAAAGATCGCTACTTTGGTTATGATGATGCCATCTATGCAACACTTAGAGTGTTAGAGTTGTTGCAAGGTGGTATAGACTTAGATAAAGAGCTTGCTAAACTTCCTCAAACTTTCTCAACTGAGGAGATTAAGATACAAACAACAGAAGAGCAGAAATTTAAAATCATAGACAAAATAAAAGAGCTACTAAAAAGCCCTAAAGCTTCATTTCCTGCTATAAAAGATATCATAGAAGTTGATGGAGTTCGTATAAACTTTACAAATGGTTGGGGACTTGTTCGTGCGAGTAACACAACTCCTGTTCTTGTGACTCGTTTTGAGTCAACTTCAAAAGAGGATGCAAAGCTTTATGAGAGAGCTATAAATGAGCTTATCTTAGAGGCAAAAGAGCTACTTTAA
- the mltF gene encoding membrane-bound lytic murein transglycosylase MltF gives MIEHRVKFFIAVLFFVVGLLANNLYLELAKTKEITLLEKIKAKKRLDVIILNSPTVYYVGREKEHGFEYDLISAYAKDIGVDLNLSVVYTVNEALEKTREGLGDITVASISKTPAIENEFKFGPKYFTVQEQLICHNAMYKTRSIPKSKKDLVGLEIVVEKETSYEATMQKLSQSIKGVEFNSTTQHSSQELLKLTNDREIDCTVVDSNIFLISQRDYPNLIRTIVLSERKNLSWILREGDDSVSQSLYKWLNTYEYSSQMTKLKDHYYSHLGYVDHYDTKMFYKRLKSRLPHYKKYFKKAGKEYDIPWQLLAAQSYQESHWNPKAKSYTGVRGMMMLTQTTAEQLGVKNRLSAKESIDAGARYLLDIEQRFPKEIDGKSRWAFALAAYNVGMGHIHDAQKLARKLNKNPYLWSDIKEVLPLLSQKKYYKHLKYGYARGEEPVRYVESIEYYFDIMKKKELALK, from the coding sequence ATGATAGAACACAGAGTAAAATTTTTTATAGCAGTACTCTTTTTTGTTGTTGGTTTACTAGCTAATAACCTCTACTTAGAACTTGCTAAAACAAAAGAGATTACTCTTCTTGAGAAGATTAAAGCAAAAAAAAGACTCGATGTTATCATTTTAAACTCTCCAACTGTTTACTATGTCGGAAGAGAAAAAGAGCATGGTTTTGAGTACGATTTGATATCTGCTTATGCAAAGGATATTGGAGTTGACTTAAACCTTAGTGTGGTCTATACTGTAAATGAGGCTCTAGAGAAGACGAGAGAGGGCTTAGGAGACATTACAGTAGCATCCATCAGCAAGACTCCAGCCATAGAGAATGAGTTTAAATTTGGTCCAAAATACTTCACAGTCCAAGAACAACTCATCTGCCACAACGCAATGTATAAAACAAGAAGCATCCCAAAGAGCAAAAAAGATTTAGTGGGGTTAGAGATTGTTGTAGAAAAAGAGACAAGTTATGAAGCTACTATGCAAAAACTCTCACAGAGTATAAAAGGTGTAGAGTTTAACTCAACAACCCAGCACTCATCACAAGAGCTTTTAAAACTAACAAATGATAGAGAGATAGACTGTACGGTTGTTGATTCAAACATATTTTTGATAAGTCAAAGAGATTATCCAAACCTCATTAGAACTATAGTCTTAAGCGAGAGAAAAAATCTTTCTTGGATTTTAAGAGAGGGTGATGACTCAGTTAGTCAAAGCCTTTACAAGTGGCTAAATACTTATGAGTACTCATCACAGATGACAAAATTAAAAGATCATTACTACTCGCATCTAGGATATGTTGATCATTATGATACAAAGATGTTTTATAAACGCCTAAAATCTCGCTTACCGCACTATAAAAAGTACTTTAAAAAAGCTGGCAAAGAGTATGACATCCCTTGGCAACTCTTAGCTGCACAATCTTATCAAGAGTCTCACTGGAATCCAAAAGCAAAGAGCTATACTGGTGTTCGTGGGATGATGATGCTAACCCAAACAACAGCCGAGCAACTAGGAGTCAAAAATAGGCTAAGTGCAAAAGAGAGTATAGATGCTGGGGCTAGATATCTCTTAGATATAGAGCAAAGATTTCCAAAAGAGATAGATGGTAAGAGTAGATGGGCTTTTGCATTGGCGGCTTATAATGTTGGTATGGGGCATATTCATGATGCTCAGAAACTAGCAAGAAAGCTAAACAAAAATCCATATTTATGGAGTGATATCAAAGAAGTTTTACCTCTTTTATCGCAAAAAAAATATTATAAACATCTAAAATATGGATATGCTAGAGGGGAAGAACCTGTTAGATATGTTGAGTCTATTGAGTACTATTTTGATATTATGAAAAAAAAAGAGCTAGCATTAAAGTAG
- the pyrC gene encoding dihydroorotase: MKTHTLLMPLDMHLHLRDGVMLENVAPLSAYSFSGALVMPNLVPPITTLEEVKAYKERIIAAVPNDYFEPYMTLFYKNYDKAFLKSVAEEIIAIKLYPAGITTNSEGGVSSFDIEEMRPTLEAMSELNIPLCVHGETDGFVMDREAEFMSIYELLASSFPKLKIIMEHITTKAAVDTLDKFDNLYATITVHHLLFTLDDVVGGMMMPHNFCKPIAKRPEDLDALLSVALEAHPKVMFGSDSAPHPQDKKESCGCAAGVFSAPIALQLLCEIFEQYDRLDNLQAFVSDNAQNIYGICPEFKEVILEKRPFVIPKMYANVVPMYAEQAINWAIADIE, from the coding sequence ATGAAAACTCATACTCTTTTAATGCCACTGGATATGCATCTTCATCTTCGTGATGGAGTTATGCTTGAAAATGTAGCTCCCCTTAGCGCTTATAGCTTTAGCGGTGCTTTGGTTATGCCAAACCTAGTTCCTCCCATCACAACTCTAGAAGAGGTCAAAGCCTATAAAGAGCGAATTATTGCGGCAGTTCCAAATGACTATTTTGAACCATATATGACTCTTTTTTACAAAAACTATGACAAAGCATTTTTAAAAAGTGTAGCAGAAGAGATTATAGCGATTAAGCTCTACCCTGCTGGGATTACAACAAACTCCGAGGGTGGTGTTTCATCATTTGATATAGAGGAGATGCGACCTACTCTTGAAGCTATGAGTGAACTAAATATCCCTCTCTGTGTTCATGGAGAGACTGATGGTTTTGTTATGGATAGAGAAGCGGAGTTTATGAGCATTTATGAGCTTTTAGCCTCTTCTTTCCCTAAGCTTAAAATTATAATGGAACACATCACAACAAAAGCGGCAGTTGATACGCTTGATAAATTTGACAATCTTTATGCAACTATAACTGTTCATCATCTCCTTTTTACGCTTGATGATGTTGTTGGTGGAATGATGATGCCACACAACTTTTGTAAGCCAATAGCAAAACGCCCAGAAGATTTAGATGCACTTCTTAGTGTTGCACTTGAAGCTCATCCTAAAGTTATGTTTGGAAGCGATTCAGCTCCTCATCCACAAGATAAAAAAGAGAGTTGTGGTTGTGCAGCTGGTGTTTTTAGCGCACCAATTGCTCTTCAACTTCTATGCGAAATCTTTGAACAGTACGACCGCCTAGACAATCTTCAAGCCTTTGTAAGTGACAATGCACAAAATATCTATGGTATCTGCCCTGAGTTTAAAGAGGTTATCCTAGAAAAAAGACCATTTGTCATACCAAAAATGTACGCAAATGTTGTGCCAATGTATGCAGAACAAGCGATAAACTGGGCGATAGCAGACATTGAGTAA
- a CDS encoding response regulator transcription factor: protein MSKILLLEDDLLFGETLIDLLEENGYTITHAPNGQSAIDASFGENFELYILDINVPLIDGIQVLRELRGADDTTPCIFLTSHKKMLKSAFMSGADDYITKPFDSDELILRIEALLKRTSSKSVECIGLLCHDEVHKRILYDKKELDLSKKEYALLLLLMKHANNTVPKELISDELWSASKGASDGAIRVYINRIKHLLPQMSIENIRGVGYRLVS, encoded by the coding sequence TTGAGTAAAATTCTCTTACTAGAAGACGATCTGCTCTTTGGGGAGACTCTTATAGACCTACTAGAAGAAAACGGATACACTATAACTCACGCTCCAAATGGTCAAAGTGCGATAGATGCAAGTTTTGGGGAAAATTTTGAGCTCTACATACTTGATATCAATGTACCACTCATTGATGGCATCCAAGTCTTAAGAGAGCTAAGAGGTGCTGATGATACTACGCCTTGTATATTTTTAACCTCGCATAAAAAAATGCTAAAGAGTGCTTTTATGTCTGGTGCGGATGACTATATAACCAAACCCTTTGATAGTGATGAACTCATACTAAGGATAGAAGCACTTTTAAAAAGGACAAGTTCAAAGAGTGTTGAATGCATTGGACTACTTTGCCATGATGAAGTGCATAAAAGAATCTTGTATGATAAAAAAGAGCTAGACCTCTCTAAAAAAGAGTATGCACTCCTTCTGCTTTTGATGAAACATGCAAACAACACAGTACCAAAGGAGCTTATTAGCGATGAGTTATGGAGTGCGTCAAAAGGTGCAAGTGATGGAGCTATACGAGTCTATATAAACCGTATAAAACACCTACTGCCACAGATGAGTATAGAAAATATAAGAGGGGTTGGATACAGACTTGTTTCGTAA
- a CDS encoding sensor histidine kinase, protein MFRNLRITIFVFYFLSVSAFLATLHYLLAVVEVQNVFLLAVVMTCFSALGAVFMSKLSIDPLEEHVSNLQNLSKETLHELNLPISTIMTNLNMLKKKTTDEKDLKRLKRIDTACAMLQERYNELDYMIKKQTLHEIKEEFMLDELLLLRVDFLKHIYPNMEFNLNLEKTKIISDKTGLAKIIDNIIDNAVKYSPNSNRCDIRLNDHSLHIEDFGCGMDEVELIRIYDTYYQSNDTMRGFGIGLSMVKRFCDSQNIQLNIKSKLGFGTTVLLKFKEN, encoded by the coding sequence TTGTTTCGTAATCTTCGCATCACTATTTTTGTTTTTTACTTCTTAAGTGTCAGTGCATTTTTGGCAACTCTTCACTATCTCTTAGCGGTAGTAGAGGTACAAAATGTTTTTTTACTAGCCGTAGTTATGACATGTTTTAGTGCCTTAGGTGCTGTTTTTATGTCAAAACTCTCTATAGATCCTCTAGAAGAACATGTATCAAACTTGCAAAACCTATCTAAAGAGACACTTCATGAGCTAAACTTACCCATAAGCACCATCATGACAAACCTTAATATGCTTAAAAAAAAGACTACAGATGAGAAAGACTTAAAAAGACTTAAGAGGATAGATACTGCTTGCGCTATGCTTCAAGAGAGGTATAACGAGCTTGACTATATGATAAAAAAACAGACTCTTCATGAGATCAAGGAGGAGTTTATGCTAGATGAACTTCTACTTTTGAGAGTTGATTTTTTAAAGCATATCTACCCTAACATGGAGTTTAACTTAAACTTAGAAAAAACTAAAATCATAAGTGATAAGACGGGCTTAGCAAAAATCATTGACAACATAATAGATAATGCAGTAAAATACTCGCCAAACAGCAACAGATGCGATATAAGACTAAACGATCACTCACTCCACATAGAAGACTTTGGTTGTGGAATGGATGAAGTTGAACTTATACGAATATATGACACCTATTACCAATCAAATGATACTATGAGAGGCTTTGGTATAGGTCTTAGCATGGTAAAGAGATTTTGTGACTCTCAAAACATTCAACTAAACATAAAGTCCAAACTTGGGTTTGGGACAACTGTACTATTAAAATTTAAGGAAAATTAA
- the exbB gene encoding TonB-system energizer ExbB, with amino-acid sequence MQDNFLAYAEDALDYGVMGVLILMSIVTLWLFIERMMFYNSIRLDDYKNRDHLEMDLTNNISIISAIGSNAPYVGLLGTVLGIMITFYAMGDAGAVDAKKIMIGLALALKATAMGLIVAMPAIVAYTIVLRKVEKILAAYDIVNEEKVD; translated from the coding sequence ATGCAAGATAACTTTTTGGCTTATGCAGAAGATGCACTAGATTATGGTGTTATGGGGGTTTTAATCCTTATGAGCATCGTAACTCTATGGCTTTTTATAGAGAGAATGATGTTTTATAATAGCATTCGACTTGATGATTACAAAAACAGAGATCATCTAGAGATGGATCTAACAAATAACATTAGCATTATTAGTGCTATTGGTTCAAATGCCCCTTATGTTGGACTTTTAGGAACTGTTCTTGGTATTATGATAACCTTTTATGCTATGGGTGATGCGGGTGCAGTAGATGCCAAAAAGATTATGATAGGTTTAGCTTTAGCTCTAAAGGCAACTGCAATGGGACTTATAGTTGCAATGCCTGCTATTGTAGCTTACACAATAGTACTTCGTAAAGTTGAGAAGATTTTAGCCGCTTATGACATAGTAAACGAAGAAAAAGTAGACTAA
- a CDS encoding ExbD/TolR family protein encodes MAKYKKEPKRFDQINVIPFIDIMLVLLVMVLTTATFIKQGVIPVELPEAKASKKEELKKEINVYVNSKGEMFLDKEKLDASQLKKRLSQISKDQTVVLRSDKESRFQDFVTVMDILKSLNHEQLYIITKE; translated from the coding sequence ATGGCAAAGTATAAAAAAGAACCAAAAAGATTTGATCAGATAAATGTTATACCTTTTATTGACATCATGCTTGTTCTTTTGGTTATGGTTTTAACTACAGCTACTTTTATAAAGCAAGGCGTCATCCCCGTAGAGCTACCTGAGGCAAAAGCGAGTAAAAAAGAAGAGCTTAAAAAAGAGATTAATGTTTATGTAAATTCTAAAGGCGAGATGTTTTTAGACAAAGAAAAACTTGATGCATCTCAGCTAAAAAAAAGACTCTCACAAATCTCAAAAGATCAGACCGTTGTTCTTAGGAGCGACAAAGAGTCAAGATTTCAAGACTTTGTAACTGTTATGGATATACTAAAGAGCTTAAATCACGAACAACTCTACATCATCACAAAAGAGTAA